A window of Aerococcus urinae contains these coding sequences:
- a CDS encoding HAD family hydrolase, which translates to MKNDLSQIKVVIFDLDGTLVDTEKIYQAGWRTVLKDYNATISQEMLEKMRGGTRKHNNRLIQDILGGDESLAQEAREKRNAYFKEVISQGKIDLKVGAFELLEYLQANGLSLAVATSSPIDRGEDILEISGLMPHFDFVIYGNQIEYGKPQPDIFLKVLEHFQVSSQEAVVIEDSLNGLLASTRAKIPTFYVPEIPLRNGEFDHVNEDYLIGVYPSLKAIKDFLKN; encoded by the coding sequence ATGAAGAATGACCTTAGCCAAATCAAAGTAGTGATCTTTGACTTAGATGGCACTCTAGTGGATACGGAAAAGATTTACCAAGCAGGCTGGCGAACCGTATTAAAAGATTATAATGCTACTATTAGTCAAGAAATGCTTGAAAAAATGCGTGGAGGAACCCGAAAACATAATAATCGTTTAATTCAAGATATTTTAGGTGGAGACGAAAGCTTAGCACAGGAAGCAAGAGAAAAGCGGAACGCTTATTTTAAAGAAGTTATTAGCCAGGGTAAAATTGATTTAAAAGTGGGAGCTTTTGAATTGCTAGAATACTTACAAGCTAATGGCTTATCACTAGCCGTAGCTACTTCTTCTCCTATCGATCGCGGAGAAGATATCTTAGAAATTAGTGGGTTAATGCCTCATTTCGATTTTGTAATATATGGTAATCAAATTGAATATGGTAAACCACAGCCAGATATTTTTCTTAAAGTTCTGGAGCATTTCCAAGTAAGTAGCCAGGAAGCAGTGGTTATCGAGGATTCGTTGAACGGTTTATTAGCTAGCACGCGGGCGAAAATCCCTACTTTTTACGTGCCAGAAATTCCTTTAAGAAATGGTGAATTTGATCATGTAAATGAAGATTACTTAATCGGCGTTTACCCTTCCTTAAAAGCAATAAAAGACTTTTTGAAAAACTAA
- a CDS encoding SDR family oxidoreductase produces MENWLGIEGKVVIVTGASSGIGAAVVEELLNDGCKVANFDISDNHVEHDNLLFVKTDVSSRENVEASVQKVVDHFGTVDAVVNNAGINVPRLLVDPKDPNGKYELDDATFDKMVAINQKGVFLVAQAVGRILVDKGEGVIINMGSESGLEGSEGQSPYAATKAAVYSFTRSWSKELGKHNVRVVGVAPGILEETGLRTLAYEESLSYTRGITVDDLRAGYSKTTTIPLGRSGKLSEVADVVAYLVSNHSSYITGVTINVAGGKTRG; encoded by the coding sequence ATGGAAAATTGGTTAGGTATTGAAGGTAAGGTAGTTATTGTTACAGGGGCATCTTCAGGAATTGGGGCTGCCGTAGTGGAAGAACTATTAAATGATGGCTGTAAGGTAGCCAACTTTGATATTTCTGACAACCATGTCGAACATGATAACTTACTCTTTGTGAAAACCGACGTCTCTTCACGAGAAAATGTGGAAGCCAGTGTTCAAAAAGTGGTGGACCACTTTGGGACTGTGGATGCTGTGGTCAATAATGCTGGGATTAACGTACCTCGTTTATTAGTGGATCCTAAAGACCCTAACGGAAAATATGAACTGGATGACGCAACATTTGATAAAATGGTAGCAATCAATCAAAAAGGTGTCTTCTTGGTTGCCCAAGCGGTGGGTCGGATCTTAGTAGATAAAGGCGAAGGCGTAATCATCAATATGGGTTCTGAATCAGGACTAGAAGGTTCCGAAGGTCAAAGCCCTTACGCAGCAACAAAAGCAGCTGTTTACTCATTTACCCGCTCTTGGTCTAAGGAATTAGGCAAACACAATGTGCGTGTGGTTGGTGTGGCTCCTGGGATTTTAGAAGAAACTGGTCTAAGAACCCTAGCTTATGAAGAATCCCTATCTTATACCCGTGGCATTACGGTCGATGATTTACGTGCCGGGTATTCAAAGACCACCACAATTCCTTTAGGCCGCAGCGGTAAATTAAGTGAAGTGGCCGATGTGGTCGCTTACTTAGTATCTAACCATTCTTCCTATATTACCGGAGTAACCATCAACGTTGCGGGAGGCAAGACAAGAGGCTAG
- a CDS encoding fructose-6-phosphate aldolase → MKLVLDTANLDKIKDYVTYLPVEGVTTNPSILKKAGDIDVVERLNAIQEVIGLDKDLHVQVVAKDYEGIVKDAHAILEAVNDRVCVKIPVNKEGLRAIKTLKAEGVRITATGIYSKIQALLAAELGADFLAPYVNRMLNLDTDPYEVISSVSYQLARTNSDTEIIAASFKNINQVTSALEAGAQYITVGDDVVDKFVENANIEKAVSDFSADWTAVHDRDSFV, encoded by the coding sequence ATGAAGTTGGTATTGGATACCGCTAATTTAGACAAAATCAAGGATTATGTGACTTATTTACCGGTAGAGGGGGTTACCACCAACCCTAGCATCCTGAAAAAAGCTGGCGACATTGATGTGGTCGAGCGTTTAAATGCCATTCAAGAAGTGATTGGGTTAGACAAAGACCTCCATGTCCAAGTAGTGGCTAAGGACTATGAAGGGATTGTTAAGGACGCTCACGCCATCTTAGAAGCAGTCAATGACCGAGTATGTGTTAAAATCCCAGTGAATAAGGAAGGTTTGCGGGCTATTAAAACCTTAAAGGCAGAAGGGGTTCGTATTACCGCCACTGGCATCTATTCTAAAATTCAAGCCTTGTTGGCGGCTGAATTAGGCGCTGATTTCTTGGCTCCTTACGTGAACCGTATGCTTAACTTAGATACCGATCCTTATGAAGTGATTTCCTCTGTTTCCTATCAATTAGCGCGGACCAACAGCGACACCGAAATCATTGCCGCTTCCTTTAAGAATATTAATCAGGTGACTAGTGCTTTAGAAGCCGGAGCTCAATACATTACGGTTGGGGATGATGTTGTGGATAAGTTTGTTGAAAACGCCAATATTGAAAAAGCGGTCAGCGATTTTTCTGCCGATTGGACCGCTGTTCATGACCGGGATAGTTTTGTTTAG